A single window of Syntrophus aciditrophicus SB DNA harbors:
- a CDS encoding Wzz/FepE/Etk N-terminal domain-containing protein: MTEPSPYYGYPPNGLEEDEINLLDLWRVIWKRRRFIGALVVAAVFLTAAASLFMTNVYQAKAVIVPVTAKDGGGGGTLSALASQFGGLPGIALPGSASATEIVSLLKSNVLREKIVERYRLMPVLFYEQWDSGKKDWKREEGINLNPLGWLSNMAAAVQPTDAKAVSRQGEEGIPLLWDALRLLDDMVKINHNIKEQTITLTVDYEDPELAAKMAGYFLETLTDHMTAEAKRVALTNRAYLEAQLAKTADPLIRQKIYNLIAQQLETAMMTEVKENFAFKVIDPPRVPDKKIKPKRALMVMLSFVVALFLGVFSAFFLEYLEKIRNGAPGEEREIMKGEGQQ; the protein is encoded by the coding sequence ATGACGGAACCGTCGCCGTACTATGGGTATCCCCCGAACGGGTTGGAGGAAGACGAGATCAACCTGCTGGATCTCTGGCGGGTCATCTGGAAACGGCGGAGGTTCATCGGCGCGCTGGTGGTTGCTGCCGTGTTTCTTACGGCGGCTGCGTCGCTGTTCATGACGAACGTCTATCAGGCGAAGGCGGTCATTGTTCCGGTAACGGCCAAGGATGGCGGCGGGGGCGGGACGCTGTCGGCGCTGGCCTCGCAATTCGGCGGACTTCCCGGCATCGCGCTGCCCGGCTCGGCTTCCGCCACGGAAATCGTGAGTCTGCTCAAATCCAATGTCCTGCGGGAGAAGATTGTCGAGCGGTATCGGCTGATGCCGGTTCTTTTTTACGAACAGTGGGACAGCGGGAAAAAGGACTGGAAGCGGGAAGAAGGGATCAACCTGAACCCCCTTGGATGGCTGTCGAATATGGCGGCCGCCGTCCAGCCGACCGACGCGAAAGCCGTCAGCCGGCAGGGGGAGGAGGGCATTCCCCTGCTCTGGGACGCCCTGCGCCTTCTGGACGACATGGTGAAAATCAATCACAACATCAAGGAACAGACCATCACCCTGACGGTGGATTACGAGGACCCGGAGCTGGCGGCGAAAATGGCGGGTTACTTCCTCGAAACCCTGACGGACCACATGACCGCCGAGGCGAAGCGGGTGGCCCTCACCAACCGGGCTTATCTGGAGGCGCAGCTCGCGAAAACGGCGGACCCGCTGATCCGGCAGAAAATCTACAATCTCATCGCCCAGCAGTTGGAAACGGCCATGATGACGGAGGTGAAGGAGAACTTTGCCTTTAAGGTGATCGATCCGCCGCGGGTTCCCGACAAGAAAATCAAGCCGAAGCGGGCTCTCATGGTGATGCTGTCTTTTGTGGTGGCCCTGTTTCTGGGCGTTTTCAGCGCCTTTTTTCTGGAATATCTCGAAAAAATCCGAAACGGCGCTCCGGGGGAGGAAAGGGAAATCATGAAGGGGGAAGGGCAACAATGA
- a CDS encoding GNAT family N-acetyltransferase has translation MQEIVALSRDHDRSRFDCGVPELNAFLKATARQHIEKGISRTFVLTDQERPAVISGYFTLTLCEVRVDHLPAEYAKKYPQHGLPAVRLAKLAVSKKHQGRGFGSLLLTEAIHRTVLIAEQAGLIGLFVDAKNKQAQSFYEYFGFIPLSNQTLQLFLPFATLEKLNKK, from the coding sequence GTGCAGGAAATAGTTGCCCTTTCGCGCGATCACGATCGTTCCAGATTTGACTGCGGCGTTCCGGAGTTGAATGCCTTCCTGAAGGCGACAGCCAGACAGCATATTGAAAAGGGCATTTCCCGTACATTCGTGCTTACCGATCAGGAACGGCCCGCCGTCATTTCAGGCTATTTTACACTCACGCTGTGTGAGGTGAGGGTTGATCATCTTCCTGCAGAGTACGCAAAAAAATACCCGCAACACGGCCTTCCGGCTGTTCGCCTTGCAAAGCTGGCGGTTTCAAAAAAGCACCAGGGGAGAGGTTTCGGCAGCCTGCTTCTCACGGAGGCAATCCATCGAACCGTTCTTATCGCGGAACAGGCCGGATTAATCGGTCTCTTCGTCGACGCAAAGAACAAGCAGGCGCAATCTTTCTATGAGTATTTCGGATTTATTCCTCTTTCCAATCAAACATTACAACTTTTCCTGCCATTCGCAACTCTTGAAAAATTAAATAAAAAATAG
- a CDS encoding DUF1778 domain-containing protein: protein MALNKAEERIPARMPHEVYERIAAAAQAVGATLNQFLVQSALDRANEILERERVITLSAEAAEVFFRAIENPPEPSDRLKEAMKRREELLCRK from the coding sequence ATGGCGCTGAATAAAGCAGAGGAAAGAATTCCCGCACGCATGCCTCACGAAGTGTATGAACGAATCGCTGCCGCGGCGCAGGCTGTCGGGGCAACCCTCAACCAGTTTCTTGTCCAGTCCGCCCTGGATAGAGCCAACGAAATTCTCGAAAGAGAGCGGGTGATTACCCTTTCCGCCGAGGCTGCGGAGGTTTTCTTCCGGGCGATCGAAAATCCGCCTGAACCGAGTGATCGATTGAAAGAGGCAATGAAACGCAGAGAGGAACTTTTGTGCAGGAAATAG
- a CDS encoding YjbH domain-containing protein, whose protein sequence is MCWFALWCSAPAQAGDEPFNGPANWGGTGLLETPTARVMPEGKFRVGFSQVDPYRRYYGAVSPLKGLELDGKVTEFLGVTANPNSSPDWEGYGNDKDKSFDLKHQFLAEGKYRPAVALGIMDPHGTRKFPSQYLVMSKQIYPFDFTLGFGNGRYGKNPLPAQGEGFRVEILSDPRSWLEDSQFFGGIEFAPSERFSFILEYSPIRYEKQTGDSAQAKYFQEPVPSKWNIGLRWKPVDWAEIDVSWQRGEQLGVNLSTSFDLGKPLVPIYDHPWREKPEFRSDPLAERLIRALYASGFRDIGIEASGDELRVEAANDRYFYTPAAVEVALRVLAQIVPPEFTTLRLTLTDRGIPLVALTALREDVCLFHQEKLTANQLYALSDGLKTDINETLAAEKHYRRYFDYGLKPEFQTFLNDPSGFFKYRAGVSGWLSLTPWRGGSFIAGLQGFPLNTVSSSNEPLSKPVRTDNVPYMEKNVSLSMLMAEQIRKFDGEIYGRLSAGMLEVQYGGIDGEIARPFLGGRLMLGLSGSVVKKRDEDDPLKFKEDDWKDTYTTAFVNARLNIPRLESAIDIKYGRFLAGDRGTRITLSRFFNGLELSAWYSWTDTDGFSDSHNRGYHDKGIAVTIPLRLFKGSDSRTVYKYSLSPWTRDVAQDIDHHTSLFDFIGRNTGIYLDKDWRN, encoded by the coding sequence GTGTGCTGGTTTGCTCTCTGGTGTAGTGCTCCTGCGCAGGCGGGCGATGAGCCTTTCAACGGACCGGCGAACTGGGGCGGGACCGGCCTGCTGGAAACCCCGACAGCGCGGGTGATGCCGGAAGGGAAATTTCGCGTGGGCTTCAGCCAGGTGGATCCCTATCGCCGTTATTACGGCGCCGTCAGCCCGCTGAAAGGGCTGGAGCTGGACGGCAAAGTGACCGAATTTTTAGGGGTTACAGCCAATCCAAATTCATCTCCAGACTGGGAGGGCTACGGAAACGACAAGGACAAATCATTCGATCTGAAGCATCAGTTCCTGGCTGAGGGCAAATATCGCCCCGCAGTAGCCCTGGGCATCATGGACCCTCACGGGACCCGAAAATTCCCCTCCCAGTACCTGGTGATGAGCAAGCAGATCTATCCTTTTGATTTTACACTGGGTTTCGGAAACGGGCGGTATGGCAAAAATCCTCTGCCGGCCCAAGGCGAAGGCTTTCGGGTGGAAATCCTCAGTGACCCGCGATCCTGGCTGGAAGATTCCCAGTTTTTCGGGGGGATCGAATTTGCACCGTCCGAAAGATTCTCCTTCATCCTGGAATACAGTCCCATCCGGTACGAAAAGCAGACAGGCGATTCGGCGCAGGCGAAATACTTTCAGGAGCCGGTGCCCTCGAAATGGAATATTGGTTTGCGTTGGAAGCCCGTGGATTGGGCGGAGATCGACGTCAGCTGGCAGCGGGGGGAGCAGCTCGGGGTCAATCTTTCCACGAGCTTCGACCTGGGAAAGCCCCTGGTTCCCATCTACGATCATCCCTGGCGGGAAAAGCCGGAATTTCGTTCCGATCCGCTGGCGGAGCGCCTGATCCGCGCCCTTTACGCCTCGGGATTCCGGGATATCGGCATCGAGGCGAGCGGCGACGAGCTGCGGGTGGAGGCGGCCAATGACCGGTATTTCTACACGCCGGCGGCGGTCGAGGTGGCGCTCCGGGTCCTGGCGCAGATCGTGCCGCCGGAGTTTACGACTCTCCGCCTCACTCTGACGGACAGGGGCATCCCGCTGGTGGCGCTTACGGCCCTGCGGGAGGATGTGTGCCTTTTCCATCAGGAAAAGCTGACGGCCAATCAGCTTTATGCCCTCTCCGACGGCCTGAAGACGGATATCAATGAGACCCTGGCTGCCGAAAAGCACTATCGCCGTTATTTCGATTACGGTCTGAAGCCGGAATTCCAGACCTTCCTGAACGACCCCTCGGGATTTTTCAAATACCGCGCCGGCGTGTCGGGCTGGCTGAGCCTGACCCCCTGGCGGGGAGGCTCCTTCATCGCCGGATTGCAGGGGTTTCCGCTGAACACGGTTTCTTCTTCCAACGAACCGTTATCGAAGCCGGTCCGAACGGACAACGTCCCTTACATGGAAAAGAATGTGTCCCTCAGCATGCTGATGGCGGAGCAGATCCGGAAATTCGACGGCGAGATTTACGGCCGCCTGTCGGCGGGCATGCTGGAGGTGCAGTACGGCGGCATCGACGGCGAGATCGCCCGGCCCTTCCTCGGGGGGCGGCTGATGCTGGGGCTCAGCGGCAGCGTCGTGAAGAAGCGGGATGAGGACGATCCCCTGAAATTCAAGGAAGACGACTGGAAGGACACGTACACGACGGCCTTTGTGAACGCGCGGCTCAACATCCCCAGGCTGGAGTCCGCCATCGACATCAAGTACGGCCGTTTCCTGGCGGGCGACAGAGGGACGCGGATTACCCTGTCCCGGTTCTTCAACGGGCTGGAGCTGTCCGCCTGGTACAGCTGGACGGACACGGATGGATTTTCGGACAGCCACAACAGGGGGTATCACGACAAGGGCATCGCGGTCACGATCCCCCTGCGGCTGTTCAAAGGCAGCGATTCCCGGACGGTCTACAAATACAGCCTGTCCCCCTGGACCCGGGACGTCGCCCAGGACATCGACCACCACACCTCCCTCTTCGACTTCATCGGGAGAAACACCGGCATTTACCTCGACAAGGACTGGAGAAATTAG
- a CDS encoding polysaccharide biosynthesis protein, producing the protein MLEQKAKNLLTLRSSQKRFLFFLLFDVSLFTLSLYLAFLFHFDFAATINYTFLIGEVLPFFVAVKLASFLVLRVYGMTWRYVGIGDLVNLAAALVLAELLLVVLSLPRVLPVELSLHGFPKRIIFVDGLISLILIVGLRVSKRLYLEILSRKGRTPEGKTTLIVGAGSCGEMILRDMMRQRFADFRPVGFLDDSPDLQGRYIHGVRVLGGTDRLTELIARHSVEAVIIAITSVNHKKLLNLYETARKAGVKTIKVVPRFYSFDQPEINLKALEDIRIEDLLGRQAVTVDFGEIGRFLRGRAVLVTGAGGSIGSEIVRQVCSFHPEKIILFDIDETELHNLGLTLNRLFPSLQKAISFVTGDVRDALRLREVFAELRPEVVFHAAAYKHVPMMEYNPKEAVKVNIFGTWNLVRAAVEHGVKKFVMISTDKAVRPTSVMGATKRMAEYLCRACDGMGDGPARFVSVRFGNVLGSRGSVLPLFLEQLKHGQPLTVTHREMKRYFMTIPEAVTLVLQAAVIGNGGEVLVLDMGEPVKISDLAEELIRINGLEPYRDVDIEVTGLRPGEKLFEEILTAEEGTDASRHEKIFVARNGDKYSLSEIEQILAEFRRAVDTPGLNDDGGVRQLLRTYVKHYEKIPEGVK; encoded by the coding sequence ATGCTAGAGCAAAAGGCGAAAAATCTGCTGACCCTCCGTTCATCGCAGAAACGATTCCTCTTTTTCCTGCTCTTCGACGTCTCCCTGTTCACCCTCTCCCTGTATCTCGCCTTCCTCTTCCATTTCGATTTCGCCGCAACGATCAACTATACGTTTCTGATCGGGGAGGTTCTCCCCTTTTTTGTTGCCGTCAAACTGGCGTCTTTTTTAGTACTGCGGGTTTACGGGATGACCTGGCGTTATGTGGGGATCGGCGATCTCGTCAATCTGGCTGCGGCGCTGGTGCTGGCGGAACTGCTGCTGGTGGTGTTGAGCCTGCCCCGCGTTCTTCCCGTGGAGCTGAGTCTTCACGGCTTTCCCAAGCGGATCATCTTTGTGGACGGCCTGATCTCCCTCATTCTGATCGTGGGATTGCGGGTGTCCAAGCGGCTTTACCTGGAAATCCTCAGCCGGAAGGGGCGGACTCCCGAAGGTAAGACCACCCTCATCGTGGGGGCGGGAAGCTGCGGGGAGATGATCCTGCGGGATATGATGCGCCAGCGTTTTGCGGATTTCCGCCCGGTCGGCTTTCTGGACGACAGCCCGGATCTGCAGGGGCGCTATATCCACGGCGTGCGGGTTCTGGGGGGGACGGACCGGTTGACGGAGTTGATTGCCCGGCATTCGGTCGAGGCGGTCATCATCGCCATTACGTCGGTCAATCACAAAAAACTCCTGAACCTGTATGAAACCGCCCGTAAGGCTGGGGTGAAGACGATCAAGGTCGTTCCGCGGTTTTATTCCTTCGATCAGCCGGAGATCAATCTGAAAGCCCTGGAGGATATCCGCATCGAGGATCTGCTCGGGCGGCAGGCCGTGACCGTGGATTTCGGAGAGATCGGCCGGTTTCTGCGAGGCCGGGCGGTGCTGGTGACGGGAGCCGGCGGGTCCATCGGTTCGGAGATCGTCCGGCAGGTGTGTTCCTTCCATCCGGAAAAGATCATCCTCTTTGACATTGATGAAACGGAGCTCCACAACCTGGGGCTGACGCTGAACAGGCTTTTCCCTTCCCTGCAGAAGGCGATTTCTTTTGTGACGGGGGATGTGCGGGATGCCTTGCGGCTGAGGGAGGTTTTCGCGGAGCTGAGGCCGGAGGTCGTTTTCCATGCGGCGGCTTACAAGCATGTGCCCATGATGGAATACAACCCCAAGGAGGCCGTGAAGGTGAACATCTTCGGGACATGGAACCTGGTGCGGGCTGCCGTGGAGCACGGGGTGAAGAAGTTCGTCATGATCTCGACGGACAAGGCCGTCCGGCCCACGAGCGTCATGGGGGCCACGAAGCGGATGGCGGAGTATCTCTGCCGGGCCTGCGACGGCATGGGTGACGGGCCGGCGCGGTTTGTGTCGGTGCGCTTCGGCAATGTCCTCGGGAGCCGGGGCAGTGTGCTCCCCCTTTTCCTGGAGCAGTTGAAGCACGGCCAACCCCTGACGGTGACCCATCGGGAGATGAAGCGCTACTTCATGACCATTCCCGAGGCGGTGACGCTGGTTCTGCAGGCGGCCGTGATCGGCAACGGCGGCGAGGTGCTGGTGCTGGATATGGGAGAGCCGGTAAAGATCAGCGACCTGGCGGAGGAGCTGATCCGGATCAACGGTTTGGAGCCTTACCGGGATGTGGATATCGAGGTGACGGGGCTCCGTCCGGGAGAGAAGCTCTTCGAGGAAATCCTGACGGCCGAAGAGGGCACAGACGCCAGCCGCCACGAAAAGATCTTCGTGGCCCGCAACGGGGATAAATATTCCCTGTCCGAGATTGAGCAGATCCTCGCTGAGTTCCGCCGCGCTGTCGACACCCCCGGCCTCAACGACGACGGCGGCGTGCGGCAACTTCTCCGAACCTATGTCAAGCACTACGAAAAAATTCCGGAAGGAGTGAAATAA
- a CDS encoding DegT/DnrJ/EryC1/StrS family aminotransferase yields the protein MLDAGVPVQTRVFPPWPYFSTDELDAAMRILQSGQVNYWTGKEGRYFEREFADWVGVAHAVAMANGTVALEAVLRALGIGLGDEVIVTPRTFIASASCVVLQGAKPVFADVDRESQNISAESIRKVLSPKTKAIIAVHLAGWPCDMDAILELAREHDLKVIEDCAQAHGARYKGKPVGSFGHAAAFSFCQDKIMTTGGEGGMLLTRDEDLWATAWAFKDHGKSYESVFHRQHPPGFRWLHDSFGTNWRMTEVQAAIGRVQLRKLTDWVEIRRRNAEILTERFSRLEALRVTIPPPEIFHSYYKYYVFVRPERLKPGWNRDRIMNRIIWEGIPCFTGSCSEIYLEKAFTESGFQQEERLPVAQELGETSLMFLVHPGLSPEDMSAMADVAEQVVTEATN from the coding sequence ATGTTGGATGCGGGTGTTCCGGTACAGACGCGGGTGTTTCCTCCCTGGCCTTATTTTTCAACCGATGAATTGGATGCGGCGATGCGGATTCTGCAGTCCGGGCAGGTCAATTACTGGACGGGAAAGGAAGGGCGGTATTTTGAACGGGAGTTCGCGGATTGGGTTGGAGTGGCTCATGCCGTGGCCATGGCCAACGGGACGGTCGCCCTGGAAGCGGTCCTGCGTGCCCTCGGCATCGGACTTGGCGACGAGGTCATCGTAACGCCGCGGACCTTCATCGCTTCGGCAAGCTGTGTGGTCCTTCAGGGGGCGAAGCCGGTATTTGCCGATGTTGACCGGGAAAGTCAGAATATTTCCGCGGAATCGATTCGGAAAGTGTTGTCTCCAAAGACCAAAGCCATTATCGCCGTTCATCTTGCCGGATGGCCCTGCGATATGGACGCGATCCTGGAGCTGGCACGCGAGCACGATCTCAAGGTGATCGAGGACTGCGCCCAGGCCCATGGGGCGCGCTACAAGGGAAAACCGGTGGGTTCCTTCGGCCACGCCGCGGCTTTTTCCTTCTGTCAGGACAAGATCATGACGACCGGCGGCGAGGGGGGGATGCTCCTGACTCGTGACGAAGACCTCTGGGCCACGGCCTGGGCATTCAAGGATCACGGCAAGAGTTACGAAAGCGTCTTTCACAGACAGCACCCGCCCGGATTCCGCTGGCTCCACGACAGTTTCGGGACGAACTGGCGCATGACGGAGGTGCAGGCGGCCATCGGGCGCGTCCAGTTGCGGAAGTTAACCGATTGGGTGGAGATCCGCCGCCGGAACGCGGAGATCCTCACGGAACGCTTTTCAAGGCTGGAAGCCCTGCGCGTGACGATCCCGCCTCCGGAGATTTTCCATTCCTATTATAAATATTACGTCTTTGTCCGCCCGGAAAGGCTGAAGCCGGGCTGGAACCGGGATCGGATCATGAACCGGATCATCTGGGAGGGCATCCCCTGCTTCACGGGAAGCTGCAGTGAGATTTATCTGGAAAAAGCCTTCACGGAAAGCGGATTTCAGCAGGAAGAACGGCTTCCCGTCGCGCAGGAGTTAGGGGAGACCAGCCTGATGTTTCTCGTCCATCCCGGCCTTTCTCCCGAGGACATGTCCGCGATGGCGGACGTCGCGGAGCAGGTCGTCACGGAAGCGACAAATTAA